Proteins found in one Oreochromis niloticus isolate F11D_XX linkage group LG22, O_niloticus_UMD_NMBU, whole genome shotgun sequence genomic segment:
- the pum1 gene encoding pumilio homolog 1 isoform X2, producing the protein MSSVCVLKRKAVLWQDSFSPHHRSTSPSMPVVLSSGGHAPPTGQTPQATPPSQQGVAGAGRSQDDAMVDYFFQRQHGEQPGKHRWPTGDNIHDSQVRSMDELNHDFQALALEGRAMGELLTGKKFWETDDSGKDGPKGIFLDQWRDSAWGASDHSVSQPIMVSRRPGQGFHGGGEVGVGSVMSPRSESGGLGVSMVEYVLSSSPADKLDSCLRKGPYGQRDGEVEEEKREKPKTTFEGEKLKELTEGESDVISDVINPNGLPVQNGLDVDVKEFGRPPGNMPAPGPEGDLLGGPGGVGAEGLTPLGGGGGPKPPEDFSGVEQGGVTMDPMESVMEPLQFDYNSQMTMDSAPTVGLFDYTNQQQLFQRNNALAVQQLTAAQQQQYALAAAQQPHIGLAPAFVPNPYIISAAPPGTDPYAAGLAAAATLGPAVMPPQYYGVTPWGVYPANLFQQQAAAANSSANQQAAGQGQQNQQQVMRAGGSQRPLTPSQGQQGQQNDQLVAAAAVNSALAFGQGLAAGVPGYPVLAPAAYYDQTGALVVNTGARSGPVRLMAPASVIISPSAAQAVAAAAASAGGANGGLGGGANGPFRAMTSQQPQQQGGPGGALGGSSFYGSSSLSSSSQSSSLFSQGSAQPGPGSASLGFSQPASSSLGATLGATLGGFGTAVANSSGGSGSRRDSLTGNSDLYKRTPSSLTPIGHGGFYNGTLGFSPSPGPVGMPLPNQGPSHSLTPPPSLSNHSSSSNLNLVPFLSDATGGLTNGSGRFISAAPGAEAKYRSAASSGSSLFSPSSQLFPSSRLRYGMSDVMPSGRSRLLEDFRNNRYPNLQLRDIAGHIMEFSQDQHGSRFIQLKLERASSAERQLVFSEILQAAYQLMVDVFGNYVIQKFFEFGSLDQKLALAERIRGHVLSLALQMYGCRVIQKALEFIPSDQQVISEMVRELDGHVLKCVKDQNGNHVVQKCIECVQPHALHFIIEAFKGQVFALSTHPYGCRVIQRILEHCLPEQTLPILEELHQHTEQLVQDQYGNYVIQHVLEHGRAEDKSKIVAEIRGNVLGLSQHKFASNVVEKCVTHASRAERAVLIDEVCSLTEGPHSALYTMMKDQYANYVVQKMIDVAEPTQRKIVMHKIRPHISTLRKYTYGKHILAKLEKYYMKNGVDLGPLCGPPNGIM; encoded by the exons atgagcagtgtgtgtgtgttgaagagGAAAGCAGTGCTCTGGCAGGATTCATTCAGCCCCCACCATAGAAGTACTTCTCCCAGCATGCCCGTGGTGCTGAGCAGCGGAGGACATGCCCCTCCAACTGGGCAGACCCCTCAGGCCACACCCCCCAGCCAGCAG GGTGTGGCGGGCGCTGGACGTTCCCAGGACGATGCCATGGTAGACTACTTCTTCCAGCGGCAGCATGGCGAACAGCCCGGCAAACATCGCTGGCCCACTGGAGACAACATCCATGACAGCCAG GTGCGCTCCATGGACGAGCTGAACCATGACTTCCAGGCTCTCGCTCTTGAGGGACGCGCTATGGGAGAG CTGCTAACTGGTAAGAAGTTCTGGGAAACAGATGACTCTGGGAAGGATGGACCAAAAGGGATCTTCCTGGACCAGTGGAGGGACAGTGCATGGGGGGCTTCAG ATCACTCGGTGTCTCAGCCAATCATGGTGTCCCGTCGGCCAGGGCAGGGTTTCCATGGCGGTGGTGAAGTCGGCGTGGGCTCTGTGATGTCTCCACGGTCCGAGAGCGGAGGGCTCGGGGTTAGCATGGTAGAGTACGTTCTGTCCTCCTCACCGGCTGACAAACTGGATTCCTGTCTCCGAAAAGGACCCTAT GGTCAGAGggatggagaggtggaggaggaaaagagggagAAGCCAAAGACGACGTTTGAGGGAGAGAAACTAAAAGAGCTAACAGAAGGTGAATCTGATGTGATCAGCGACGTCATCAACCCGAATGGGCTGCCTGTACAGAACGGCCTCGACGTGGACGTCAAAGAGTTTGG TCGTCCCCCGGGCAACATGCCGGCTCCCGGCCCAGAGGGTGATCTGCTGGGCGGTCCCGGGGGTGTAGGGGCTGAGGGCTTGACACCCCTGGGAGGTGGCGGAGGTCCCAAACCTCCTGAGGACTTTTCGGGTGTGGAACAAGGTGGTGTTACCATGGACCCCATGGAGTCGGTGATGGAGCCACTTCAGTTTGACTACAATTCTCAGATGACCATGGACTCTGCACCCACTGTGGGCTTATTTGATTACACTAACCAGCAGCAG CTGTTTCAGAGAAACAACGCCCTAGCAGTGCAGCAGTTAACAGCAGCCCAGCAACAGCAGTACGCACTGGCAGCCGCACAGCAGCCTCACATTG GTCTGGCTCCAGCATTTGTGCCCAATCCTTACATCATCAGTGCTGCGCCGCCAGGGACAGACCCATACGCAGCGGGCctagcagcagcagctacaCTCG GTCCAGCAGTGATGCCCCCCCAGTACTACGGTGTGACCCCCTGGGGTGTCTATCCAGCCAACCTTTTCCAGCAGCAGGCTGCTGCAGCCAACAGTTCAGCCAATCAGCAGGCAGCAGGCCAGGGCCAGCAGAACCAACAGCAG GTGATGCGTGCTGGAGGAAGCCAGCGACCTTTGACCCCTAGCCAAGGGCAACAGGGTCAGCAGAATGACCAGCTGGTGGCGGCAGCAGCAGTCAACTCAGCCCTCGCCTTTGGGCAGGGGTTAGCAGCAGGAGTACCCG GGTATCCAGTATTGGCGCCTGCAGCCTACTATGATCAGACAGGGGCCCTGGTGGTCAACACGGGAGCCAGGAGTGGCCCCGTCCGCCTAATGGCCCCCGCCTCCGTCATCATATCGCCTTCTGCAGCACAAGCAG ttgcagctgcagcagcctctGCTGGTGGTGCCAATGGCGGTCTTGGTGGCGGGGCGAACGGTCCTTTCCGTGCCATGACGTCCCAGCAGCCTCAGCAGCAGGGTGGCCCCGGTGGCGCTCTGGGAGGAAGTTCCTTCTACGGATCTTCGTCCCTCAGCTCCTCTTCCCAGAGCTCCTCTCTGTTCTCACAAggctctgcccagcctggaccAGGGTCTGCCTCCTTGGGCTTCAGCCAGCCAGCCTCATCCTCTCTCGGTGCCACTCTGGGGGCCACGCTGGGAGGGTTTGGCACTGCAG tggccaaCTCGAGTGGTGGCAGTGGCTCCAGACGGGACTCATTGACAGGCAACAGCGATTTGTATAAACGCACACCTTCCAGCCTCACCCCGATTGGTCACGGAGGATTTTACAACGGCACCCTGGGCTTCAGTCCATCCCCTGGCCCCGTGGGCATGCCTTTACCCAACCAGGGGCCTTCCCATTCCCTCACACCTCCACCCTCCCTGTCCAATCACAGCTCCTCATCCAACCTCAATCTTG TCCCCTTTCTCTCTGACGCTACAGGAGGCCTGACCAACGGCAGTGGGCGTTTCATCTCCGCAGCTCCAGGAGCCGAGGCCAAGTACCGCAGCGCCGCCAGCTCGGGCTCCTCCCTCTTTTCCCCCAGCAGCCAGCTCTTCCCGTCATCACGGCTACGCTACGGCATGTCGGACGTGATGCCGTCAGGCCGGAGCCGCCTCCTCGAGGACTTCAGGAACAACCGCTATCCCAACCTGCAGCTCCGAGACATCGCCGGCCACATCATGGAGTTCAGCCAGGATCAGCACGGCAGCAG GTTTATCCAGTTGAAATTGGAGCGGGCCAGTTCAGCAGAGCGCCAGCTCGTCTTCAGCGAGATCCTGCAGGCGGCCTACCAGCTCATGGTGGATGTTTTTGGGAATTACGTCATCCAGAAGTTCTTTGAG TTTGGCAGCCTGGACCAGAAGCTGGCTCTCGCTGAGAGAATCCGAGGTCACGTGCTGTCTCTGGCCCTGCAGATGTACGGCTGCAGGGTCATTCAGAAAGCTCTGGAGTTCATCCCCTCAGATCAGCAGGTTATT AGCGAGATGGTGCGGGAGCTGGACGGTCACGTGCTGAAGTGCGTAAAGGACCAGAATGGTAACCATGTGGTGCAGAAGTGTATCGAATGTGTCCAGCCTCACGCGCTGCACTTCATCATCGAAGCCTTTAAGGGACAG GTCTTCGCCCTCTCCACTCACCCTTACGGCTGCCGAGTGATCCAGCGCATTCTCGAACACTGCCTCCCCGAGCAGACGCTGCCCATACTGGAGGAGCTCCATCAGCACACAGAGCAGCTAGTGCAG gaCCAATATGGCAACTACGTGATCCAGCACGTTTTGGAGCACGGCAGAGCTGAGGATAAGAGTAAAATCGTGGCTGAGATCAGAGGCAATGTACTGGGACTCAGCCAGCACAAGTTTGCCAG CAATGTGGTTGAGAAGTGTGTGACCCATGCGTCACGGGCAGAACGGGCCGTACTGATAGATGAAGTGTGCAGCCTGACTGAGGGCCCCCACAGTGCCTTATACACCATGATGAAGGACCAGTACGCCAACTACGTGGTGCAGAAGATGATCGATGTGGCCGAGCCAACGCAGCGCAAAATCGTAATGCATAAG ATCCGGCCTCACATTTCCACGCTGAGGAAGTACACGTATGGAAAACACATCCTCGCCAAGCTCGAGAAGTACTACATGAAGAACGGCGTCGACCTGGGTCCTCTCTGCGGCCCTCCTAACGGCATCATGTAA